In one Corallococcus sp. EGB genomic region, the following are encoded:
- a CDS encoding type VI secretion system baseplate subunit TssF — protein sequence MKDFSEKIYLDFLAELDGLERFRQRFQERHPAAPLDREDPDVRRLIEAMAFFSVQTRHATLHNLRSTWRRLFAGFFDFLLEPVPAAAMAQAVPSDKMAEPVLLTRGTELRLTPAEGVAGSFRLQRDLRVLPISLKGTDVVPQVRSGHRLIMRFESRFPRKDAIDVLSLHVRHLDDYRSSLAVFHALRKHLKQVSVVYDEEADEHSVGSPCEVSFNRDPPAPDDSGLYSHPFQRLRAFFQFPEQQLFVHVKVPPQRNSSWMRFSLCLDLDKDWNVGRSLHPDFFQLFTVPVVNLKAEPAQVIVADGTRAEHPILSMSAGREFSLHSVTGVYEMTKAGLAPLRPAFLPGKGPSYEVDETFDEKLASRQSLIVRMPEAFTAPRKIVLEALWHQPQFSAQAAGRVKVSIPGRHIEGLGWQTVGSLQPHRDSVLRDDVEALTQFLAWKAKPTLGRDEVVALLGHLGTPAESPFRRVLPWLKELKFSVVPDSALKGSGIRHAYEAVMEPFDQSFEPVVICFLEQLRDLLDAWNNEATVDLKASVAGLGPLQLPT from the coding sequence GTGAAGGACTTCTCGGAGAAGATCTACCTGGACTTCCTGGCGGAGCTGGACGGGCTGGAGCGCTTTCGTCAGCGCTTCCAGGAGCGGCACCCGGCGGCCCCGTTGGACCGCGAGGACCCGGACGTGCGCCGCCTCATCGAGGCGATGGCGTTCTTCTCCGTGCAGACGCGGCACGCCACGCTGCACAACCTGCGCTCCACCTGGCGCCGGCTGTTCGCGGGCTTCTTCGACTTCCTCCTGGAGCCCGTGCCCGCCGCCGCCATGGCGCAGGCCGTGCCCTCGGACAAGATGGCGGAGCCGGTGCTCCTCACCCGGGGCACGGAGCTGCGCCTGACGCCCGCGGAGGGCGTGGCGGGCTCCTTCCGCCTCCAGCGCGACCTGCGCGTGCTGCCCATCTCCCTGAAGGGCACGGACGTGGTGCCGCAGGTGAGGAGCGGCCACCGGCTCATCATGCGCTTCGAGTCCCGCTTCCCGCGCAAGGACGCCATCGACGTGCTCAGCCTGCACGTGCGGCACCTGGACGACTACCGCTCGTCGCTGGCCGTGTTCCACGCGCTGCGCAAGCACCTGAAGCAGGTGAGCGTCGTCTATGACGAAGAGGCGGACGAGCACTCCGTGGGCAGCCCCTGCGAGGTCTCCTTCAACCGCGACCCGCCCGCGCCCGACGACAGCGGCCTCTACTCGCACCCGTTCCAGCGCCTGCGCGCGTTCTTCCAGTTCCCGGAGCAGCAGCTCTTCGTGCACGTGAAGGTGCCGCCGCAGCGCAACAGCTCCTGGATGCGGTTCAGCCTCTGCCTGGACCTGGACAAGGATTGGAACGTCGGGCGCTCGCTGCACCCGGACTTCTTCCAGCTGTTCACCGTGCCGGTGGTGAACCTCAAGGCGGAGCCCGCGCAGGTCATCGTGGCGGACGGCACGCGCGCGGAGCACCCCATCCTCAGCATGAGCGCGGGGCGCGAGTTCAGCCTGCACTCGGTGACGGGCGTCTACGAGATGACCAAGGCGGGGCTCGCGCCGCTGCGGCCCGCGTTCCTGCCCGGCAAGGGGCCCAGCTACGAGGTGGACGAGACCTTCGACGAGAAGCTCGCCTCGCGGCAGAGCCTCATTGTCCGCATGCCGGAGGCGTTCACCGCGCCCCGGAAGATCGTGCTGGAGGCGCTGTGGCACCAGCCGCAGTTCTCCGCGCAGGCGGCGGGCAGGGTGAAGGTGTCCATCCCGGGCCGTCACATCGAGGGCCTGGGTTGGCAGACGGTGGGCAGCCTCCAGCCCCACCGCGACAGCGTGCTACGGGATGATGTCGAAGCGCTGACGCAATTCCTCGCGTGGAAGGCGAAGCCCACGCTGGGACGTGACGAGGTGGTCGCCCTGCTGGGTCACCTGGGGACCCCGGCGGAGAGCCCGTTCCGCCGCGTCCTTCCGTGGCTCAAGGAGTTGAAGTTCAGTGTCGTCCCCGACAGCGCGCTCAAGGGCTCGGGGATCCGCCACGCCTACGAGGCCGTGATGGAGCCCTTCGATCAGAGTTTCGAGCCTGTCGTCATCTGCTTTCTTGAGCAGCTGAGGGACCTGCTTGATGCTTGGAACAACGAGGCGACCGTTGATCTCAAGGCCTCGGTAGCGGGGTTGGGGCCGCTACAGCTCCCAACATAG
- a CDS encoding DotU family type IV/VI secretion system protein — protein sequence MKLEHWNTLLATQRRVRQLLDRTLPAEPAAGARRPQSRVGQEALGHLEQALIVEQERLRAAFGADMTPDEVEELIRPFVYLLDEWVLRRLADAEQHLWPLLQQNLFKVDSGGDLFYELVEEKLRRNDTPPIVFEMIRFCLAAGFTGRLVGQPERIRDVTNRISQRIPQPASVPLPAPVLPPAVPTVYDFPMHYYVATALIVLGLPVFLWWVSN from the coding sequence ATGAAACTGGAGCATTGGAACACACTCCTGGCCACGCAGCGGCGCGTGCGCCAGCTCCTGGACCGGACCCTGCCCGCCGAGCCCGCCGCGGGCGCGCGCCGGCCGCAGAGCAGGGTGGGGCAGGAGGCCCTGGGCCACCTGGAGCAGGCGCTGATCGTCGAGCAGGAGCGCCTGCGCGCCGCGTTCGGCGCGGACATGACGCCCGACGAGGTGGAGGAGCTGATCCGCCCCTTCGTGTACCTCCTGGACGAGTGGGTGCTCCGGCGGCTCGCGGACGCGGAGCAACATCTCTGGCCGCTCCTGCAGCAGAACCTGTTCAAGGTCGACTCCGGCGGAGATCTCTTCTACGAGCTCGTGGAAGAGAAGTTGCGTCGCAACGACACCCCGCCCATCGTCTTCGAGATGATCCGCTTCTGCCTCGCCGCGGGCTTCACCGGACGCCTCGTGGGGCAGCCCGAGCGCATCCGCGACGTGACGAATCGCATCTCCCAGCGCATCCCGCAGCCGGCGTCCGTCCCGCTGCCCGCGCCCGTGCTGCCGCCGGCGGTGCCCACCGTCTACGACTTCCCGATGCACTACTACGTCGCGACAGCCCTCATCGTCCTGGGGCTTCCGGTCTTCTTGTGGTGGGTCTCCAATTGA
- a CDS encoding type VI secretion IcmF C-terminal domain-containing protein codes for MGALQSILAALQAHWVLVLGIGVVLAAIGVGVALWWRRRKGGGPALTGGQKPLASGQLLAIRKKFLAKLPWRFRASVRDFPTLVVMGPAGNGKSDLIKSEVDWERQQRQFMPSHTDDPLLNIFLGPEVVVQELASPVLEDDSLHARRALRRLWKATFGRRHVGRAVIVLQAKWLLETSPDEQKRVTQLLRGKVNLLSEVCQAPVETRLVLTRMDALEGYADFAELLRKHGVPLELEVPPPGREGELADALHPMEKYLALGLTSLTQDAFERLANFYSRGGDAFAALGRFVSTLMEGGSLTYPLRLQRVYLSAGGPKAEPTGALAVHADQPAALLARDYRWTHLRRCAVILAVGCLPVLLAYAHFYQLILRTRDKLDAFQVTVQRLEERNQSVSGSVVESQTNDAVRAMEDLWHATRFWPPLAHSFTDEREELRARLARSIRMSYLKPMLERCQAQCRRCPGQIPGCQPAPVFTGRATRAAPLTPAPAVDDSCHLETLCRPEQTLYTLGVLYSSRNEDLGQFVLRSVHGAYRKQLSWTAEAYGLSLAGAEPEKNWLDAMGLADPMVANYVIASDKPFDEDVPWTRWPYAYLTMDGLLGPWREHFMRLQDVLGAKELELARWAALADERERLRTSLAESAPYNSARKVMDLINASDAEPDASQLKGVGHLLDSLDWLRQNRQTLEAILRMEDEADAALRAAARMTPAELLTRADGLFAPSDGDARYQVEVLRRDFEFRPMDVSRQLLDKVLRTLKETGRTPFNADSFNPRTGETTSEVANEGVGDDDTEFASGQAPVVGRVLGKAAFDAQLAPLVDEFTTRLAKSSLSREEAVERATFVQGKVQDFAKRYGKDLFATYRGYRFRTTPRGSLASDLSVLLQPSSPLEAMLRDVASRAGVGPLESEYYAPMRDAVAPFKPVVQLMQPDKNGAFAELAAYTTLVSQLQQELSGVKPAAAPKDAAAPGAAGATASSAGSQLAEMLSPVGRVALSMLLEEEDSYLRRVDAWLDQHGLVGEFRAPFRQPFIVVRNRGRAELERVIAEQWAYQARRTLDPLVKRYPFNPSASQEVDPVELEVLRRKDGAFWAFVTQVLSPVVEERGADWSLRYPLKSRLLLPPRMLTSLGQLGRLSKLLWDDEGKARPIAMQVRPLPLPTAPTPDSFVTLSYLKCGGAASFGFNQRPAWGDFPLNWWSPQPSSIGVELRSPSKDGKRYRSMEMSESSWNCFRLLESATLTDQSNVVWVLPGRGLAANEKVLEISFGLRGEPWAPFRGVVP; via the coding sequence GTGGGCGCGCTTCAGTCCATCCTGGCGGCATTGCAGGCCCACTGGGTGCTCGTGCTGGGCATCGGCGTGGTGCTCGCGGCCATTGGCGTGGGCGTGGCGCTGTGGTGGCGCAGGCGCAAGGGCGGCGGCCCGGCGCTCACGGGCGGGCAGAAGCCGCTGGCGTCGGGGCAGCTGCTGGCCATCCGCAAGAAGTTCCTGGCGAAGCTGCCGTGGCGCTTCCGCGCGTCCGTGCGGGACTTCCCCACGCTGGTGGTGATGGGGCCGGCGGGCAACGGCAAGTCGGACCTCATCAAGTCGGAGGTGGACTGGGAGCGGCAGCAGCGCCAGTTCATGCCCAGCCACACGGACGACCCGCTCCTCAACATCTTCCTGGGGCCCGAGGTCGTCGTGCAGGAGCTGGCCTCGCCCGTGCTGGAGGACGACTCGCTCCACGCGCGGCGCGCGCTGCGCCGGCTGTGGAAGGCCACCTTCGGGCGCCGGCACGTGGGCCGGGCCGTCATCGTCCTGCAGGCGAAGTGGCTGCTGGAGACCTCGCCGGACGAGCAGAAGCGCGTCACCCAGCTCCTGCGCGGCAAGGTGAACCTGCTGTCGGAGGTGTGCCAGGCGCCCGTGGAGACGAGGCTGGTCCTCACGCGCATGGACGCGCTGGAGGGCTACGCGGACTTCGCGGAGCTCTTGCGCAAGCACGGCGTTCCCCTGGAGCTGGAGGTGCCGCCGCCCGGCAGGGAAGGGGAGCTGGCGGACGCGCTCCATCCCATGGAGAAGTACCTGGCGCTGGGGCTCACGTCGCTGACGCAGGACGCGTTCGAGCGGCTCGCGAACTTCTACTCGCGCGGCGGCGACGCGTTCGCGGCGCTGGGGCGCTTCGTCTCCACGCTGATGGAGGGCGGCTCGCTGACGTACCCGCTGCGCCTCCAGCGCGTCTACCTGTCGGCGGGAGGCCCGAAGGCCGAGCCCACGGGGGCGCTGGCGGTGCACGCGGATCAGCCTGCGGCGCTGCTCGCCAGGGACTACCGCTGGACGCACCTGCGCCGGTGCGCGGTCATCCTCGCGGTGGGGTGCCTGCCGGTGCTGCTGGCGTACGCGCACTTCTACCAGCTGATCCTTCGCACGCGAGACAAGCTGGACGCGTTCCAGGTGACGGTGCAGCGGCTGGAGGAGCGGAACCAGAGCGTGTCCGGCTCCGTGGTGGAGTCCCAGACGAACGACGCGGTGCGGGCGATGGAGGACCTCTGGCACGCCACGCGCTTCTGGCCGCCGCTGGCCCACAGCTTCACGGATGAGCGGGAGGAGCTGCGGGCCCGGCTCGCGCGCAGCATCCGGATGTCCTACCTGAAGCCGATGCTGGAGAGGTGCCAGGCCCAGTGCCGGCGCTGCCCGGGCCAGATTCCCGGCTGCCAGCCCGCGCCCGTGTTCACCGGCCGCGCCACCCGCGCCGCGCCGCTGACCCCGGCGCCCGCGGTGGACGACAGCTGCCACCTGGAGACGCTCTGCCGGCCGGAGCAGACGCTCTACACGCTGGGCGTGCTGTACAGCTCTCGCAACGAGGACCTGGGCCAGTTCGTGCTGCGCAGCGTGCACGGGGCGTACAGGAAGCAGCTGAGCTGGACGGCGGAGGCCTACGGGTTGAGCCTGGCGGGCGCGGAGCCGGAGAAGAACTGGCTGGACGCCATGGGCCTGGCGGATCCGATGGTCGCCAACTACGTCATCGCCAGCGACAAGCCCTTCGACGAGGACGTCCCCTGGACGCGGTGGCCCTACGCGTACCTGACGATGGACGGCCTGCTGGGCCCGTGGCGCGAGCACTTCATGCGGTTGCAGGACGTGCTGGGCGCGAAGGAGCTGGAGCTGGCCCGGTGGGCCGCGTTGGCGGACGAGCGTGAGCGCCTGCGCACCTCGCTCGCGGAGAGCGCGCCGTACAACTCCGCGCGCAAGGTGATGGACCTCATCAACGCCTCGGACGCGGAGCCGGACGCCAGCCAGTTGAAGGGGGTGGGCCACCTGCTGGACTCGCTGGACTGGCTGCGCCAGAACCGCCAGACGCTGGAGGCCATCCTGCGCATGGAGGACGAGGCGGACGCCGCCCTGCGCGCCGCCGCCCGCATGACGCCCGCGGAGCTGCTCACCCGCGCGGACGGCCTCTTCGCCCCCAGCGACGGCGACGCGCGCTACCAGGTGGAGGTCCTCCGGCGTGACTTCGAGTTCCGCCCCATGGACGTGTCCCGGCAGCTCCTGGACAAGGTGCTGCGCACGTTGAAGGAGACGGGCCGCACGCCGTTCAACGCCGATTCGTTCAACCCCCGCACGGGCGAGACGACGTCAGAGGTGGCCAACGAAGGGGTGGGGGACGACGACACGGAGTTCGCCAGCGGGCAGGCCCCGGTGGTGGGCCGCGTGCTGGGCAAGGCCGCCTTCGACGCGCAGCTGGCCCCGCTGGTGGACGAGTTCACCACGCGGCTGGCCAAGTCCAGCCTGTCGCGCGAGGAGGCGGTGGAGCGCGCCACCTTCGTACAGGGAAAGGTGCAGGACTTCGCGAAGCGCTACGGCAAGGATCTCTTCGCGACCTACCGTGGCTACCGCTTCCGCACGACGCCTCGGGGCTCGCTGGCCAGCGACCTGTCCGTGCTGCTGCAGCCATCGTCGCCGCTGGAGGCGATGCTGCGCGACGTGGCGAGCCGCGCCGGCGTGGGCCCGCTGGAGAGCGAGTACTACGCGCCCATGCGCGACGCGGTGGCGCCCTTCAAGCCGGTGGTGCAGCTGATGCAGCCGGACAAGAACGGCGCGTTCGCGGAGCTGGCGGCCTACACCACGCTGGTGTCGCAGCTGCAGCAGGAGCTGTCCGGGGTGAAGCCCGCGGCGGCGCCCAAGGACGCGGCGGCGCCCGGCGCGGCAGGGGCCACGGCTTCGTCGGCGGGCTCGCAGCTGGCGGAGATGCTGTCGCCGGTGGGGCGGGTGGCGCTGAGCATGCTGCTGGAGGAGGAGGACTCGTACCTGCGCAGGGTGGACGCGTGGCTGGATCAGCACGGCCTGGTGGGCGAGTTCCGGGCGCCGTTCCGCCAGCCCTTCATCGTCGTGCGCAACCGGGGCCGCGCGGAACTGGAGCGCGTCATCGCGGAGCAGTGGGCCTACCAGGCTCGCCGCACGCTGGACCCGCTGGTGAAGCGCTACCCGTTCAACCCCAGCGCGTCGCAGGAAGTGGATCCGGTGGAGCTGGAGGTCCTGCGCCGCAAGGACGGGGCCTTCTGGGCCTTCGTCACGCAGGTGCTGTCGCCGGTGGTGGAGGAGCGCGGGGCGGACTGGTCGCTGCGCTATCCGCTGAAGTCCCGGCTGCTGCTGCCGCCGCGCATGCTCACCTCGCTGGGGCAGCTGGGCCGCCTGTCGAAGCTCTTGTGGGATGACGAGGGCAAGGCGCGCCCCATCGCGATGCAGGTGCGTCCGCTGCCGCTGCCGACGGCGCCCACGCCAGACAGCTTCGTGACGCTGTCGTACCTGAAGTGCGGCGGGGCCGCGTCGTTCGGGTTCAACCAGCGGCCCGCGTGGGGAGACTTCCCCCTGAACTGGTGGAGCCCACAGCCGTCGTCCATCGGCGTGGAGCTGCGGTCGCCGTCGAAGGATGGAAAGCGCTACCGCTCCATGGAGATGTCCGAGTCGTCGTGGAACTGCTTCCGCCTGCTGGAGTCCGCGACGCTGACGGACCAGTCCAACGTGGTGTGGGTGCTGCCGGGGCGCGGGCTGGCGGCGAACGAGAAGGTGCTGGAGATCAGCTTCGGGTTGCGCGGCGAGCCTTGGGCGCCATTCCGTGGGGTGGTGCCATGA
- a CDS encoding apolipoprotein A1/A4/E family protein: MNDLRATVAKHKASVEGFGSGITPRLATAKGEVEALAQGIVEQVAALRPSISATLGALLTQVNAANVKVADPSPRFDALAAQVKGHQQSLTASSETARTKAESLGQEATAKSQGLEAQAKSSAEASQGQLAALQQQVAQKCDADKKSFDAKLARRKGSKEETEARRAQGYALIDQTRSQLTQDLTGVGSTLTAALSAVLVRLTTSRDAATGRSTQLTATLDGAVKNPVSALATLHQEIVNAGRTTKDAHQQQQSALEGQRKSLVDQLMAAAAASAGIVDPLDTQVAPSLSAGKTQADGALDTLGKTIAGQVASVTASLTAVEKLIDQVQKQVETAITTVSGTIDGLVHGALTAVETVKAPLKATLDAAFTTLDSLVATVSALKQQVMALFESLPQLLEQLQTLFQQIVGSLESLLERAMGLLDAIPAADLPKPLVSPAVQGISQVVGQITTQLGTLSSQVGPQLQAVQKTIVSQVETVQTQAQTQIDTATTQAVTQMGTLTESILQGIEQANAQVGQIIAAAVTQIGTVKDQGVQQIEAMKQQVAARVTPLDTQVPQRLEALDAQVGAGIDAAVQGLQTARDSAQGQVTSAKGRLDTHLGTTKASVTTGLTSLETARASAETSLGSQAESALAAFQQRAEGLKSGAQAQVDSVSTQATGQKPQLLSPLDAIGAQLQAGAFAKPVTAANGRVTSALNALGPKLDALAS, translated from the coding sequence ATGAACGACCTGCGCGCCACCGTGGCGAAGCACAAGGCGTCCGTGGAGGGCTTCGGCTCCGGCATCACGCCCCGCCTTGCCACCGCGAAGGGCGAGGTGGAGGCCCTGGCCCAGGGGATCGTGGAGCAGGTCGCCGCGCTGCGCCCCTCCATCAGCGCGACGCTGGGTGCGCTGCTCACGCAGGTGAACGCGGCGAACGTGAAGGTGGCGGACCCCTCCCCCCGCTTTGATGCACTGGCCGCGCAGGTGAAGGGGCACCAGCAGTCGCTGACCGCCTCCAGCGAGACGGCGCGCACGAAGGCGGAGTCGCTGGGCCAGGAGGCCACGGCGAAGAGCCAGGGGCTGGAGGCGCAGGCGAAGTCCTCCGCGGAGGCGTCACAGGGACAGCTCGCCGCGCTCCAGCAGCAGGTCGCCCAGAAGTGCGACGCGGACAAGAAGTCCTTCGACGCGAAGCTCGCCAGGCGCAAGGGTTCCAAGGAGGAGACGGAGGCCCGCCGCGCGCAGGGCTACGCGCTCATCGACCAGACACGCTCGCAGCTCACGCAGGACCTCACAGGCGTGGGGTCCACCCTCACGGCGGCGCTGTCCGCGGTGCTGGTGCGGCTGACCACCTCCCGCGACGCGGCGACGGGCCGGAGCACGCAGCTGACCGCCACGTTGGACGGCGCGGTGAAGAACCCGGTGAGCGCGCTGGCGACGCTGCACCAGGAGATTGTCAACGCGGGCAGGACGACGAAGGACGCCCACCAGCAGCAGCAGTCCGCGCTGGAGGGCCAGCGCAAGTCGCTGGTGGATCAGCTGATGGCCGCGGCCGCTGCGTCGGCCGGCATCGTGGATCCGCTGGACACCCAGGTGGCCCCGTCGCTCTCGGCGGGCAAGACGCAGGCGGATGGGGCACTGGACACGCTGGGCAAGACGATTGCCGGCCAGGTGGCCAGCGTCACCGCGTCGCTGACGGCGGTGGAGAAGCTCATCGACCAGGTGCAGAAGCAGGTGGAGACCGCCATCACCACGGTGAGCGGCACCATCGACGGCCTGGTGCACGGCGCGCTCACGGCGGTGGAGACCGTCAAGGCGCCGCTGAAGGCCACGCTGGACGCGGCCTTCACCACGCTGGACTCGCTGGTCGCGACCGTCAGCGCCCTCAAGCAGCAGGTGATGGCGCTGTTCGAGTCGCTGCCGCAGCTGCTGGAGCAGCTCCAGACCCTCTTCCAGCAGATCGTCGGTTCGCTGGAGTCGCTGCTGGAGCGGGCCATGGGCCTGCTGGACGCCATCCCGGCCGCGGACCTGCCCAAGCCGCTGGTGAGCCCCGCGGTGCAGGGCATCAGCCAGGTGGTGGGGCAGATCACCACGCAGCTGGGGACCCTCTCCTCACAGGTCGGCCCCCAGCTCCAGGCGGTGCAGAAGACCATCGTCTCGCAGGTGGAGACGGTGCAGACCCAGGCGCAGACGCAGATCGACACGGCCACGACCCAGGCCGTGACCCAGATGGGCACCCTCACCGAGTCCATCCTCCAGGGCATCGAGCAGGCCAACGCCCAGGTGGGGCAGATCATCGCCGCGGCCGTCACGCAGATCGGCACCGTGAAGGACCAGGGTGTGCAGCAGATCGAGGCCATGAAGCAGCAGGTGGCCGCGCGCGTGACGCCGCTGGACACGCAGGTGCCGCAGCGCCTGGAGGCCCTGGACGCCCAGGTGGGCGCCGGCATCGACGCGGCGGTGCAGGGCCTGCAGACGGCGCGGGACTCGGCGCAGGGCCAGGTGACGTCCGCGAAGGGCCGGCTGGACACGCACCTGGGCACCACGAAAGCGTCAGTGACGACCGGGCTGACGTCGCTGGAGACGGCCCGCGCCAGCGCGGAGACGTCCCTCGGCTCCCAGGCGGAGTCGGCGCTCGCGGCCTTCCAGCAGCGCGCGGAGGGCCTCAAGTCCGGCGCCCAGGCCCAGGTGGACTCGGTGTCCACGCAGGCCACGGGGCAGAAGCCTCAGCTCCTCTCCCCGCTGGATGCGATTGGCGCCCAGCTCCAGGCGGGCGCTTTCGCGAAGCCGGTGACGGCGGCGAACGGCCGGGTGACGTCCGCGCTCAACGCGCTGGGCCCCAAGCTGGACGCGCTCGCGTCCTGA
- a CDS encoding general secretion pathway protein GspE: MNPPPSVPPGPGPNRKRRLGEILMDAGLLTETQLRTALAEQRKWGGRLGLTLVQMGVVDESSMVHALSRQLAIPTVDLDAHLPVPSALQALRVDIAERYTVFPIAYEAGTKMLTVATSDPTNVESLQELAFHSGQKLQVVVATASSIERAIRHHYHGEITSTAATPLSFGMEESTFELAPPQQPEAAAAPRTPTPPPVVRDLELAKKVEALTQQVADLERMVAQQARVMRAMMDALEARGALTREEVQAKAR; this comes from the coding sequence GTGAATCCTCCCCCTTCTGTTCCTCCCGGCCCGGGCCCCAACCGCAAGCGGCGGTTGGGAGAGATCCTGATGGACGCCGGCCTGCTCACCGAAACCCAGCTGCGCACCGCGCTGGCTGAACAGCGCAAGTGGGGCGGCCGGCTGGGCCTCACCCTGGTGCAGATGGGCGTCGTGGACGAAAGCTCCATGGTGCATGCCCTGTCGCGGCAGCTGGCCATCCCCACCGTGGACCTGGACGCGCACCTCCCCGTCCCGTCCGCCCTCCAGGCGCTGCGCGTGGACATCGCCGAGCGCTACACCGTCTTCCCCATCGCCTACGAGGCCGGCACCAAGATGCTCACCGTGGCCACGTCGGACCCCACCAACGTGGAGTCCCTCCAGGAGCTGGCCTTCCACTCCGGCCAGAAGCTCCAGGTGGTGGTGGCGACCGCGTCCTCCATCGAGCGCGCCATCCGGCACCACTACCACGGTGAGATCACCTCCACGGCCGCCACGCCGCTGAGCTTCGGCATGGAGGAGTCCACCTTCGAGCTGGCCCCGCCGCAGCAGCCGGAAGCCGCGGCGGCTCCTCGGACGCCCACGCCGCCGCCGGTGGTGCGAGACCTGGAGCTGGCGAAGAAGGTGGAGGCGCTCACGCAGCAGGTGGCGGACCTGGAGCGCATGGTGGCGCAGCAGGCCCGCGTGATGCGCGCGATGATGGACGCGCTGGAGGCCCGGGGCGCGCTGACGCGCGAGGAGGTCCAGGCGAAGGCCCGGTGA